From Candidatus Nitrospira nitrificans, a single genomic window includes:
- a CDS encoding Uma2 family endonuclease, producing MAAPAVHIKRWTRREYDRMAEAGIFSPDDRVQLIDGDIVTMTPQNSPHSAAIGKTQRALERLFGTNVWVRVQMPFIVDPDSEPEPDLVVVPGVPDDYRDEHPRSALLVVEVSDTTLSLDRDRKRAVYARAGIREYWIVNLAERCLEVYRDPVASPGQAGLYRSSQKLAPADSIAPLATRETTVAVVDLLP from the coding sequence ATGGCCGCCCCCGCCGTACACATAAAGCGCTGGACCCGTCGGGAATACGACCGTATGGCCGAAGCAGGAATTTTTAGTCCCGACGACCGCGTCCAATTAATTGATGGTGATATCGTCACAATGACTCCTCAAAACAGTCCCCATTCAGCGGCTATCGGGAAAACACAACGAGCTCTCGAACGTCTCTTCGGAACGAACGTGTGGGTTCGTGTGCAAATGCCGTTCATTGTCGATCCTGATTCAGAACCGGAACCGGACCTGGTGGTCGTCCCGGGGGTGCCTGATGACTACCGCGACGAACACCCTCGATCGGCTTTGCTTGTCGTCGAAGTCTCCGATACCACACTTTCATTGGACCGAGACCGTAAGCGCGCTGTCTACGCCCGCGCCGGCATCCGAGAGTACTGGATCGTCAACCTCGCTGAACGCTGTCTGGAAGTGTACCGAGACCCGGTGGCCTCTCCGGGCCAAGCCGGCTTGTATCGTTCATCCCAGAAACTCGCTCCTGCCGATAGTATCGCTCCTCTCGCCACGCGTGAAACGACCGTAGCCGTCGTGGACTTGCTCCCTTAA